The Martelella sp. AD-3 genome includes a region encoding these proteins:
- the nuoL gene encoding NADH-quinone oxidoreductase subunit L → MIYKLIIFLPLLGFLIAGLFGNRIGAKATEWVTIAFMAVAAVLSWYVFISVGFLSHAEDLVIQVPVMQWISSGDIDVAWSLRIDTLTAVMLVVVNTVSCLVHLYSVGYMHDDPHRPRFFAYLSLFTFAMLSLVTSDNLLQMFFGWEGVGLASYLLIGFWYKKPSACAAAMKAFIVNRVGDFGFLLGIAGLFFLAHTINFDPIFAAAEHIADDHAVAVAAGEQVPVLHFLGMDLTLMHAITAICLLLFMGAMGKSAQFLLHTWLPDAMEGPTPVSALIHAATMVTAGVFLVARMSPLFELSPSALTFVTLIGSITALFAATIGLVQNDIKRVIAYSTCSQLGYMFAALGAGAYGAAVFHLFTHAFFKALLFLCAGSVIHAVSGDQDMRRMGGLRKHIPITFWGMIFGTLAITGVGIPGTVIGAAGYFSKDAIIEAAFVSASPLAMFSFWSLVIAAVLTAFYSWRLIFMTFFGKPRASSDVMHHVHESPWVMLIPLIVLSVGALFAGVVFAEFFYGHHYAEFWKGALFTGPHNEVLEEHHHVALWVKLSPFFAMLIGTAAAIYMYLIKPSSAKATAKAFPRIYAFLLNKWYFDELYDFLFVRPAKKLGHFLWQKGDVGVIDRFGPNGIAALVVDVTNRVVKLQSGYVYHYAFAMLIGLAALVTWMMLGGAL, encoded by the coding sequence ATGATCTACAAACTCATCATTTTCCTGCCGTTGCTCGGCTTCCTCATCGCGGGCCTCTTCGGAAACCGGATCGGCGCCAAGGCCACCGAATGGGTGACCATCGCCTTCATGGCGGTGGCGGCGGTCCTGTCCTGGTACGTCTTCATCTCGGTCGGCTTCCTCAGCCATGCCGAGGACCTGGTGATCCAGGTGCCGGTGATGCAGTGGATCTCTTCCGGCGACATCGACGTTGCCTGGTCGCTCAGGATCGACACGCTGACGGCGGTGATGCTCGTCGTGGTCAACACGGTCTCCTGTCTCGTCCACCTCTATTCGGTGGGCTACATGCATGACGATCCGCACCGGCCGCGCTTCTTCGCCTATCTGTCGCTCTTCACCTTCGCCATGCTGTCGCTGGTGACGTCCGACAACCTGTTGCAGATGTTCTTCGGCTGGGAAGGCGTCGGTCTCGCCTCCTATCTGCTGATCGGCTTCTGGTACAAGAAGCCGTCGGCCTGCGCCGCGGCCATGAAGGCCTTCATCGTCAACCGGGTCGGGGATTTCGGCTTCCTACTCGGCATTGCCGGCCTTTTCTTCCTCGCGCACACAATCAATTTCGATCCGATCTTCGCTGCTGCCGAACACATCGCCGATGACCACGCTGTCGCGGTCGCCGCGGGCGAACAGGTTCCGGTGCTGCACTTCCTCGGCATGGACCTGACGCTGATGCACGCGATCACCGCGATCTGCCTGCTGCTGTTCATGGGCGCGATGGGCAAGTCGGCGCAGTTCCTGCTGCACACCTGGCTGCCGGACGCGATGGAAGGCCCGACGCCGGTTTCGGCCCTTATCCACGCCGCGACCATGGTGACGGCCGGCGTCTTCCTCGTGGCGCGCATGTCGCCGCTGTTCGAACTGTCGCCGTCGGCGCTGACCTTCGTCACGCTGATCGGTTCGATCACCGCGCTCTTTGCCGCGACCATCGGTCTCGTTCAGAATGACATCAAGCGCGTGATCGCCTATTCGACCTGTTCGCAGCTCGGCTACATGTTCGCAGCGCTCGGGGCAGGGGCCTACGGCGCGGCGGTCTTCCACCTCTTTACCCACGCCTTCTTCAAGGCGCTCCTGTTCCTGTGCGCGGGCTCGGTCATCCATGCCGTTTCCGGCGATCAGGACATGCGCCGCATGGGCGGCCTCAGGAAGCATATTCCGATCACCTTCTGGGGCATGATCTTCGGCACGCTCGCGATCACCGGCGTCGGCATCCCCGGCACGGTCATCGGCGCGGCCGGTTACTTCTCCAAGGATGCGATCATCGAGGCGGCCTTCGTTTCCGCAAGCCCGCTGGCGATGTTCTCCTTCTGGTCGCTGGTGATCGCCGCGGTGCTGACGGCCTTCTACTCCTGGCGCCTGATCTTCATGACCTTCTTCGGCAAGCCGCGCGCGTCGTCCGATGTCATGCATCACGTGCATGAATCGCCCTGGGTCATGCTGATCCCGCTCATCGTCCTGTCGGTCGGCGCCCTGTTTGCCGGCGTGGTCTTCGCCGAGTTCTTCTACGGCCATCATTATGCCGAGTTCTGGAAGGGCGCTCTGTTCACCGGGCCGCATAACGAAGTGCTTGAAGAGCACCACCACGTGGCGCTCTGGGTCAAGCTCTCGCCCTTCTTCGCCATGCTGATCGGAACCGCTGCCGCGATCTACATGTATCTGATCAAGCCCTCCTCGGCGAAAGCGACGGCAAAAGCCTTCCCGCGAATCTACGCATTCCTGCTCAACAAGTGGTATTTCGATGAACTGTACGACTTCCTGTTTGTCCGTCCCGCCAAGAAGCTCGGGCACTTCCTGTGGCAGAAGGGGGATGTGGGCGTGATCGACCGGTTCGGACCGAACGGCATCGCGGCGCTGGTCGTCGATGTCACCAACCGCGTGGTCAAGCTGCAGTCCGGTTATGTTTACCACTATGCGTTTGCAATGCTGATCGGCCTTGCCGCCCTTGTAACGTGGATGATGCTCGGAGGGGCGCTGTAA
- a CDS encoding NADH-quinone oxidoreductase subunit M → MSDWPILTTVTFLPLIGVVLILFTRDDNETGLRNIRNVALLTTLFTFVVSLFIWVNYDPADPNFQMVEYHAWLGTGIAYHLGVDGISMLFILLTTVLMPLCILASWEAITYRVKAYMIAFLILETLIIGVFVSLDIVMFYIFFEAGLIPMYLIIGIWGHERRVYASLKFFLYTFAGSVFMLLAIMAMYWVTGTTSVPVLLEYDFPVNMQYWLFLGFFASFAVKMPMWPVHTWLPDAHVEAPTAASGVLAGVLLKLGGFGVLRYSMPMFPDASYYFAPFIFALSIIAIIYASLVALMQTDMKKLIAYSSVAHMGYVTMGMFSATTEGVEGSIFLMLSHGIVSGALFFCVGIVYDRMHTREIAAFGGLVNNMPKFAVAFMVFTMANVGLPGTSGFIGEFLTVVGVFQVNTWVAVFAATGVILSAAYALWLYRRVIFGALEKDSLKALLDLSTREKFVLYPLIILTIFFGVYPEPIFAAIHGPVAQIVQHYDAVLESTKNIALPVY, encoded by the coding sequence ATGAGCGACTGGCCAATTCTCACGACAGTCACCTTCCTGCCGCTCATCGGCGTGGTGCTGATCCTGTTCACCCGCGACGACAACGAGACGGGTCTGCGCAACATCCGCAATGTCGCGCTTCTGACCACGCTGTTCACCTTCGTGGTGTCGCTGTTCATCTGGGTCAATTACGACCCGGCGGACCCGAACTTCCAGATGGTCGAATATCACGCCTGGCTGGGGACCGGCATTGCCTACCATCTCGGCGTCGACGGCATCTCGATGCTGTTCATCCTGCTGACGACGGTGCTGATGCCGCTCTGTATCCTCGCCTCGTGGGAAGCCATCACCTACCGGGTGAAGGCCTACATGATCGCCTTCCTCATTCTGGAAACGCTGATCATCGGCGTGTTCGTCTCGCTCGACATCGTGATGTTCTACATCTTCTTCGAGGCGGGCCTCATTCCGATGTATCTGATCATCGGCATCTGGGGCCATGAGCGGCGCGTCTACGCCTCGCTGAAGTTCTTCCTCTACACCTTCGCCGGCTCGGTCTTCATGCTGCTGGCGATCATGGCGATGTACTGGGTGACGGGCACGACCAGCGTGCCGGTGCTGCTGGAGTATGATTTCCCGGTCAATATGCAATACTGGCTGTTCCTCGGGTTCTTCGCCTCCTTTGCGGTGAAGATGCCGATGTGGCCGGTGCACACCTGGCTGCCGGACGCCCACGTGGAGGCGCCGACGGCGGCCTCGGGCGTGCTGGCGGGCGTGCTGTTGAAACTCGGCGGCTTCGGCGTGCTGCGCTATTCAATGCCGATGTTCCCCGACGCCTCCTATTACTTCGCGCCGTTCATCTTCGCGCTGTCGATCATCGCCATCATCTACGCCTCGCTCGTGGCGCTGATGCAGACCGACATGAAGAAGCTGATCGCCTATTCCTCGGTCGCGCATATGGGCTACGTGACCATGGGCATGTTCTCGGCCACGACCGAGGGCGTCGAGGGCTCGATCTTCCTGATGCTCTCGCACGGCATCGTCTCCGGCGCGCTGTTCTTCTGCGTCGGCATCGTCTATGACCGCATGCATACGCGCGAGATCGCGGCCTTTGGCGGGCTCGTGAACAACATGCCGAAATTCGCGGTCGCCTTCATGGTCTTCACCATGGCCAATGTCGGGCTTCCGGGCACGTCGGGCTTCATCGGCGAATTCCTGACGGTTGTCGGCGTCTTCCAGGTCAATACCTGGGTGGCCGTGTTCGCGGCGACGGGCGTCATCCTTTCGGCGGCCTATGCGCTCTGGCTTTACCGCCGCGTGATTTTCGGCGCACTGGAGAAAGACAGCCTCAAGGCGCTGCTCGATCTTTCCACGCGCGAGAAGTTCGTACTCTACCCGCTGATCATCCTGACGATCTTCTTCGGCGTCTATCCGGAACCGATCTTCGCGGCGATCCACGGGCCGGTAGCCCAGATCGTTCAACATTATGACGCTGTTCTGGAATCCACCAAGAACATCGCGCTGCCGGTATACTGA
- the nuoN gene encoding NADH-quinone oxidoreductase subunit NuoN has product MTSELLLSSLKLIMPELILSIGAMVLLMIGAFAGRKSGQVIVGLSVFLLIAAFVALFWSGSGTAFNGSLTFNAFTRFMQVLVLIGAALSMILSVGHEEPEYLDRFEFPVLMLLSTTGMMLMVSANDMLAFYMGLELMSLPLYVIAAINRDSLRSTEAGLKYFVLGSLSSGMLLYGISLIYGFTGNIGFEAIANQISLGETGLGFIFGMVFVLAGITFKISAVPFHMWTPDVYEGAPTPVTAFFASAPKVAAMAIIIRLLIDAFGPAIDQWRQVVVFIAIASMVLGAFAAIGQRNIKRLMAYSSITHMGYALVGLAAGTEVGVSGVAIYMAIYLFMTLGAFAIIMAMRLKEGGNVENIDDLAGLSQTKPVMAVVLTALMFSLAGVPPLAGFFGKYFVFLAAINAELYTLAIIGVLSSVVAAFYYLRIVKVMWFDEPTVEFSRVAVELRFVFGLSGLFAIGYLLFGGPLNSAAQAAAAALF; this is encoded by the coding sequence ATGACCTCGGAACTCCTACTTTCAAGTCTGAAGCTGATCATGCCGGAGCTGATCCTTTCGATCGGCGCCATGGTCCTGTTGATGATCGGCGCATTTGCCGGCCGCAAGAGCGGCCAGGTGATCGTCGGCCTCTCGGTCTTTCTTCTGATCGCGGCTTTCGTCGCTCTGTTCTGGTCGGGCTCGGGCACGGCCTTCAACGGCTCGCTCACCTTCAACGCCTTCACCCGCTTCATGCAGGTGCTGGTGCTGATCGGCGCGGCGCTGTCGATGATCCTGTCGGTCGGCCACGAGGAGCCGGAATATCTCGACCGTTTCGAGTTTCCGGTGCTGATGCTTCTGTCGACCACGGGCATGATGCTGATGGTTTCGGCCAACGACATGCTGGCCTTCTACATGGGCCTCGAACTGATGTCGCTGCCGCTCTACGTGATCGCGGCGATCAACCGGGACAGCCTGCGCTCGACGGAAGCGGGCCTGAAGTATTTCGTTCTCGGTTCGCTGTCGTCCGGCATGCTGCTCTACGGCATATCGCTGATCTACGGCTTTACCGGCAATATCGGTTTTGAGGCGATTGCCAACCAGATCTCGCTCGGCGAGACCGGCCTCGGCTTCATCTTCGGCATGGTGTTCGTGCTGGCCGGCATCACCTTCAAGATCTCCGCCGTTCCCTTCCACATGTGGACGCCGGACGTCTATGAGGGCGCGCCGACGCCGGTGACGGCCTTCTTCGCCTCCGCGCCGAAGGTTGCCGCCATGGCGATCATCATCCGCCTGCTGATCGATGCCTTTGGTCCGGCTATTGACCAGTGGCGCCAGGTCGTGGTCTTCATCGCCATCGCCTCGATGGTTCTCGGCGCGTTCGCGGCGATCGGCCAGCGCAACATCAAGCGGCTGATGGCCTATTCCTCGATCACCCATATGGGCTACGCGCTTGTCGGGCTTGCCGCGGGTACGGAAGTCGGCGTCAGCGGCGTTGCCATCTACATGGCGATCTACCTGTTCATGACGCTCGGCGCCTTCGCCATCATCATGGCGATGCGTTTGAAGGAAGGCGGCAATGTCGAGAACATCGACGATCTCGCCGGTCTTTCGCAGACCAAGCCGGTCATGGCCGTGGTGCTGACGGCGCTGATGTTCTCGCTTGCGGGCGTTCCGCCGCTGGCGGGCTTCTTCGGCAAGTATTTCGTGTTCCTGGCCGCCATCAACGCCGAACTCTATACGCTGGCGATCATCGGCGTGCTGTCCTCGGTCGTCGCCGCGTTCTACTATCTGCGCATCGTCAAGGTGATGTGGTTCGATGAACCGACCGTGGAGTTCTCGCGGGTCGCCGTGGAACTGCGATTCGTCTTCGGTCTGAGCGGCCTTTTTGCCATTGGCTATCTGCTATTCGGCGGGCCGCTGAACTCTGCAGCCCAGGCGGCCGCGGCGGCGCTGTTCTAG
- a CDS encoding biotin--[acetyl-CoA-carboxylase] ligase produces the protein MAAGNPAASFRHEALGAVASTNLSAMERAEAGDPGLLWVTADEQTGGRARRGRNWISERGNLYASLLLVDPAPLAALSSLPLAAAVAAHGAISRVMAGHGAEVAIKWPNDVLIDRRKVCGILLEARRLANGRFAVVIGIGINVGFSPEDTPYPVARLADYVAGADSDVLFAHLFEIMADELSIWDGGRGLGRTVSRWRAAACGINERITINLAREQVSGLFAGIDDAGMLKLETEEGTRTFAAGDVFFDNNKNG, from the coding sequence ATGGCGGCGGGAAACCCCGCCGCCTCATTCCGGCATGAGGCGCTCGGCGCGGTCGCCTCGACCAATCTTTCTGCGATGGAGCGGGCGGAGGCCGGTGATCCCGGTCTGCTCTGGGTCACGGCGGATGAGCAGACAGGCGGACGGGCGCGGCGCGGCCGCAACTGGATTTCTGAGCGAGGCAATCTCTATGCCTCGCTTCTGCTTGTCGATCCGGCCCCCCTTGCAGCCTTGTCGTCCCTGCCGCTGGCGGCGGCCGTTGCGGCGCATGGCGCGATCAGCCGGGTGATGGCGGGTCACGGCGCGGAGGTCGCCATCAAATGGCCGAACGACGTGCTGATCGATCGTCGCAAGGTCTGCGGCATCCTTCTGGAGGCGCGGAGACTGGCGAACGGCCGCTTTGCCGTCGTCATCGGGATCGGGATCAATGTTGGATTTTCGCCGGAGGACACCCCATATCCGGTGGCAAGACTGGCCGACTATGTCGCCGGCGCCGATTCTGACGTTCTGTTTGCCCATCTGTTCGAGATCATGGCGGATGAGCTTTCGATCTGGGATGGCGGGCGTGGCCTCGGCCGGACCGTTTCCCGCTGGCGCGCTGCCGCCTGCGGCATCAACGAACGGATCACCATCAATCTGGCCCGCGAGCAGGTCTCCGGGCTTTTTGCCGGCATCGATGACGCCGGCATGCTGAAACTTGAAACGGAAGAGGGCACGCGCACCTTTGCTGCTGGCGATGTTTTCTTCGACAACAATAAGAACGGATAA
- a CDS encoding ribonuclease J, with product MADNKNELVFLPLGGLGEIGMNLALYGYGPAEKREWIMVDCGVTFPGPELPGVDLVLPDIEFVREQRGNLKAMIITHAHEDHYGAIATLWPGLNVPIYASPFTAGLLEAKREYESWMREIPVTIFKAGDTINVGPFTVEGVPVNHSIPEPMALSIRTPLGNIVHTGDWKIDHAPTLGPKTDEARFRAIGDDGVLALMCDSTNAMRDGVSPSEEEISASLRTVIENAEGRVALTTFSSNIGRIRSIAKAADEAGRQVLLLGSSLKRAVAVARDLGMMEGVKPFVDEDEFGYIPRDKVVAILTGSQGEPRAALAKLSRDEMRNVALAAGDLVVFSSRAIPGNEKAIQDIKNGLVEQGVHILTDNEALVHVSGHPRRNELKQMYEWIRPEILVPVHGEAAHLIAQKELAEQSGIAQVPRVRNGDVLRLAPGPAEVIGKVEAGRVFKDGKLIGDFDEMGIGDRRKLSFVGHVAVNVVLNSKFDFAGDPDVVPIGLPGFDDEDERMEDVLFDAVLGAVESIPRSRRKDLGMVREAVRRSVRAAANECWGKKPVVTVFVNRLG from the coding sequence ATGGCGGACAATAAAAACGAACTGGTTTTCCTGCCCCTCGGCGGGCTCGGCGAAATCGGTATGAACCTTGCCCTTTACGGCTACGGCCCCGCGGAAAAACGCGAATGGATCATGGTCGATTGCGGCGTCACCTTTCCCGGCCCGGAACTGCCCGGCGTCGACCTCGTACTGCCCGATATCGAATTCGTGCGCGAACAGCGCGGCAACCTCAAAGCCATGATCATCACACATGCGCATGAGGATCATTACGGCGCGATTGCGACGCTGTGGCCGGGCCTCAACGTGCCGATCTATGCCTCGCCCTTCACCGCGGGCCTGCTGGAGGCCAAACGCGAATATGAAAGCTGGATGCGCGAAATTCCGGTGACGATCTTCAAGGCCGGCGACACCATCAATGTCGGACCGTTCACCGTCGAGGGCGTGCCTGTCAACCATTCCATCCCCGAGCCGATGGCGCTTTCGATCCGCACCCCGCTCGGCAATATCGTCCATACGGGAGACTGGAAGATCGACCACGCGCCGACGCTTGGCCCCAAGACCGACGAAGCCCGTTTCCGCGCCATTGGCGATGATGGCGTGCTGGCGCTGATGTGCGATTCCACCAATGCCATGCGCGATGGCGTGTCGCCCTCAGAAGAGGAGATTTCGGCAAGCCTCAGGACGGTTATTGAAAATGCGGAAGGGCGCGTCGCGCTGACCACGTTTTCTTCCAATATCGGCCGCATCCGCTCGATCGCCAAGGCCGCCGACGAAGCGGGTCGCCAGGTGCTGCTGCTTGGCTCGTCGCTCAAGCGCGCGGTCGCGGTGGCGCGCGATCTCGGGATGATGGAAGGCGTGAAGCCCTTCGTCGACGAGGATGAGTTCGGCTATATCCCGCGCGACAAGGTAGTTGCGATCCTGACCGGTTCGCAGGGCGAGCCGCGTGCGGCCCTTGCCAAGCTCTCGCGCGACGAGATGCGCAATGTGGCGCTTGCCGCCGGCGATCTCGTGGTGTTTTCCTCGCGCGCCATCCCCGGCAACGAAAAGGCGATCCAGGATATCAAGAACGGACTTGTGGAGCAGGGCGTTCACATCCTGACCGACAACGAGGCTCTGGTGCATGTTTCCGGCCATCCGCGCCGCAACGAGCTGAAACAGATGTATGAATGGATCAGGCCCGAAATTCTCGTGCCTGTTCACGGCGAGGCAGCCCATCTGATCGCCCAGAAGGAACTCGCCGAACAGAGCGGCATCGCCCAGGTTCCGCGCGTCAGGAATGGCGATGTTCTGCGCCTTGCGCCGGGCCCCGCGGAGGTGATCGGCAAGGTCGAGGCGGGCCGCGTGTTCAAGGACGGCAAGCTGATAGGCGACTTCGACGAAATGGGCATCGGCGATCGCCGCAAGCTCTCCTTCGTCGGTCATGTCGCGGTCAACGTGGTCCTGAACAGCAAGTTCGATTTCGCCGGCGATCCGGACGTGGTGCCGATCGGCCTTCCGGGTTTCGATGACGAGGACGAGCGGATGGAGGACGTACTGTTCGATGCCGTGCTCGGCGCCGTCGAAAGCATTCCACGCTCGCGACGCAAGGACCTCGGCATGGTCAGGGAGGCGGTGCGCCGCTCCGTCCGCGCCGCTGCCAATGAATGCTGGGGCAAGAAGCCGGTGGTGACGGTGTTTGTGAACCGGCTTGGGTGA
- a CDS encoding MurR/RpiR family transcriptional regulator has product MTDGSRTVAEIIAGRYGELTRSEKRLADTISENYPVSGLGSITTLAENADVSTPTVARMVQKLGFRGYAEFQARLHQELEATLSNPIAKHDRLARNVPDTHILNRFGEAAMDNMRRTLSQLDQETFGGAAALLSDLDRAVYFVGGRITGAIAGYFYTHMQVIRPKTTLMSSNSGSWPQHMLNMASGDVLVIFDIRRYEQDMATLARVAGENGVEIILFTDQWASPVTKFARHTFRVSIEVPSAWDSSVVTLFVVEALIEAVQAKSWDKTRQRISQLEGLFEQSRLFRRPG; this is encoded by the coding sequence TTGACCGACGGGTCCCGAACAGTCGCCGAAATCATCGCCGGGCGCTACGGCGAACTCACGCGCTCGGAAAAGCGCCTTGCCGACACGATCAGCGAAAACTACCCGGTCTCCGGCCTCGGCAGCATCACCACGCTTGCCGAAAATGCCGACGTGTCGACGCCGACGGTCGCGCGCATGGTGCAGAAACTGGGGTTCAGGGGGTATGCCGAGTTTCAGGCGCGCCTGCATCAGGAGCTGGAGGCAACCCTTTCCAACCCGATCGCCAAACATGACCGGCTGGCCCGCAATGTGCCGGACACGCATATCCTGAACCGTTTCGGCGAGGCGGCGATGGACAATATGCGGCGCACATTGTCACAGCTTGATCAGGAGACATTCGGCGGCGCTGCCGCGTTGCTATCGGATCTCGACCGCGCCGTCTATTTCGTCGGCGGCCGCATCACCGGGGCAATCGCGGGCTATTTCTACACCCACATGCAGGTCATCCGGCCGAAGACGACGCTGATGTCCTCCAATTCCGGCTCATGGCCGCAGCATATGCTGAACATGGCGAGCGGCGATGTGCTGGTGATCTTCGATATCCGCCGCTATGAGCAGGACATGGCGACGCTGGCGCGGGTGGCAGGCGAGAACGGCGTCGAGATCATCCTCTTTACCGACCAGTGGGCCTCGCCGGTCACCAAGTTTGCCCGCCACACATTCAGGGTCAGCATCGAGGTTCCGTCCGCCTGGGACTCGTCCGTGGTCACGCTGTTCGTGGTGGAAGCGCTGATCGAGGCGGTGCAGGCCAAAAGCTGGGACAAGACCCGCCAGCGCATCAGCCAGCTGGAGGGCCTGTTCGAACAGAGCCGGCTGTTCAGGCGGCCGGGTTGA
- a CDS encoding N-formylglutamate amidohydrolase — translation MLGKPGLLSARDGAPVIVERALGQSEVVLVCEHAGRAIPDRLGDMGLSAELLQSHIAWDPGALAVSRLLSAALDATLVHQRFSRLVYDCNRPPEAADAIPEISEIYAVPANRGLGPVAKAERAEALYLPFHERIDELLDARASAGRDAVLVTIHSFTPVFKGKRRDVEIGILHDADKRLADCMLDRAKAIGGYDVRRNEPYAPVDGVTHTLRRHALPRKLPNVMIEIRNDLIADAAGQGAVAGFVAGLLSQCLDGRREVA, via the coding sequence ATGTTGGGAAAGCCCGGGCTGTTGAGCGCCCGAGACGGCGCGCCTGTGATTGTCGAGCGTGCGTTGGGTCAAAGCGAGGTGGTGCTGGTTTGCGAGCATGCCGGCCGCGCCATACCTGATCGCCTTGGCGATATGGGCCTCTCCGCCGAACTTTTGCAAAGCCACATCGCATGGGATCCGGGCGCACTGGCCGTTTCGCGGCTTCTGAGCGCGGCGCTGGACGCGACATTGGTCCACCAGCGTTTCTCGCGCCTCGTCTATGACTGCAACCGGCCGCCGGAAGCGGCCGACGCCATTCCCGAAATCAGTGAAATTTACGCCGTTCCCGCCAATCGCGGGCTGGGCCCGGTGGCGAAGGCCGAGCGGGCGGAAGCGCTCTATCTTCCGTTTCACGAGCGCATCGATGAATTGCTGGATGCGCGCGCCAGTGCCGGGCGCGACGCCGTTCTCGTGACGATCCATTCCTTCACGCCCGTCTTTAAGGGAAAAAGGCGCGACGTCGAGATCGGCATCCTGCATGACGCCGACAAGAGGCTTGCCGATTGCATGCTCGACCGGGCCAAGGCTATCGGCGGCTATGACGTGCGGCGCAACGAACCCTATGCGCCGGTAGACGGCGTGACCCACACGCTGCGCCGTCATGCGCTGCCGCGCAAGCTGCCGAACGTCATGATCGAGATCCGCAATGACCTGATCGCCGATGCGGCAGGGCAGGGCGCGGTCGCTGGCTTCGTTGCCGGCCTCTTGAGCCAGTGCCTCGACGGCAGGCGGGAGGTGGCCTGA
- a CDS encoding TRAP transporter small permease subunit, whose protein sequence is MPEAIKTYVRYVDGFNRVVGRIAMWLIFVMMGILLWSSVSKTFFNPSLWTLEMAQFVMTAYYLVGGAYSLQLDSHVRMDLIYGRWTPRQRAVVDAVTVFMLFTYLIFLLIGGVSSTSYALKYGETSYSSWSPYMAPIKITMVIGIFLMFLQTTSIFFKDLAKALGRPIA, encoded by the coding sequence ATGCCTGAGGCGATCAAGACCTATGTCCGCTACGTCGACGGCTTCAACCGCGTGGTCGGCCGCATCGCCATGTGGCTGATCTTCGTGATGATGGGCATCCTGCTCTGGTCGTCGGTCTCCAAGACCTTCTTTAATCCCTCGCTGTGGACGCTGGAAATGGCCCAGTTCGTGATGACGGCCTATTACCTCGTCGGCGGCGCCTATTCGCTGCAACTCGACAGCCATGTGCGCATGGACCTCATCTATGGCCGCTGGACCCCGCGCCAGCGCGCCGTCGTCGATGCGGTCACCGTGTTCATGCTGTTCACCTATCTGATCTTCCTGCTGATCGGCGGCGTGTCCTCCACCAGCTACGCGCTGAAATATGGCGAGACCTCCTATTCGAGCTGGTCGCCCTATATGGCGCCGATCAAGATCACCATGGTCATCGGCATTTTCCTGATGTTCCTGCAGACGACCTCGATCTTCTTCAAGGACCTCGCCAAGGCGCTGGGGAGGCCGATCGCGTGA